A stretch of DNA from Anopheles ziemanni chromosome 3, idAnoZiCoDA_A2_x.2, whole genome shotgun sequence:
TTAcagagcccgtttacagggcccatttacaggacccggtaatacggccaaTTTTCAGGACCCGTTttcaggacccgtttacagggcccagttacaggacttaatttacagggcccgataagtcggcccgttgacaggtcccgttTACATgccctggtaacacggcccgtttataggtcccgtttacatggcccggtaatacggcccgCTTTTAGGGCCCGGTAAGCAGGTCCGTTGACAGGTGTCCCCAAAatctcgaaaacgtttcatttccttcgttctgcaaactttgaatgaaactgtgtagcacgttcacgttttgctttgttttatttcggcaaagtaaccatcgactaccaaaaactcgttcagcgcaagaaaaatttcccctaccatcctgcatccatagtatccttagcaaaagCACAGCGGCTGGGGAAACCTGGGGaaagtgcgtgggaaaaccggaacgtcgaaattgtcgaaattgtgcatctcgcttacgtgctcgcttcgctcgttcacttttgctattgctatctaagctcaaggtcgaaattgtcgaaattgtttgcatctcgcttacgtgttcacttcgctcaatcgtactgtctaatggaaccactcagttagcggagtttgtatagcgactaggtaaaacggcccggttacacggcccagttacagggcccgtttacagggcccgtctacagggcccggtaccagggctcgtttacagggcccgtttacatggcccggttacatggcccggtaacacggcccgtttgcagggcccggtaacacggcccgtttacagggcccggtaacacgtcccgtttacatggcccggttacagggcccggtaatacggcccggttacagggcccggtaacacggcccgtttgcagggcccggtaacacggcccgtttacatggcccggttacattgcccatttacaggacccgtttacatggcccggttacatggcccggtaacacggcccgtttgcagagcccggtaacacggcccgtttacatgacacggtaacacggcccgtttacaggacacgGTTGCAGAATccatttacatggcccggtgacacggcccgttaacaggacccgtttacagagccaggtaacccggccaatttacaggacaccgttacatggcccggtaacacggcccgtttgcggggcccggtaatacggcccgtttacagggcccggttaaagtcccgtttactgggcccaaccttatggaagtagttttattattaattttattcttcgtttgttattttcatctcgttgccacctttcccaagagtaaaagcaatgttcgattcgaaattatCCCCAAAatctcgaaaacgtttcatttccttttgtatgctcagagaaaacggaaactatttcagtacgatggtgcaaacattattacgcatacggtaaatgggggtacacggtggtgcaaacatttttacgcatacggtatttggtttcccttagcaacagcatagcggttaaggggaaattccgaCGCTGTAAAGGGGAACCTGACGCGTCAGCACAGTGCATCTCGCTTTCGCCCTTCCATCGCTCGCTCACTtctcgctattgctatctaatgccaacgtcacctttaagcgcaattttagagtggactaggtaaaacggcccggttacacgatccagttacaggacccggtaACAGGACCCGGtaacagtgcccgtttacatgtCCCAATTGCagggcccgtttgcagggccaggttacagtgcaCGTTTACAGggtccgtttacaggacccgtttatagGACCCGTTTATAGGAcccgttgactggacccggttacagggcccagtAACACGGCGCGTCTACAGAGCCCTGTAACACGtccaatttacagggcccggtaaacggcggtaacacggcccttTCACAGGGCCTGGTAACACgacccgtttgcagggcccggtagcACGGcctgtttacagggcccggtaacatggCCCGTTGGCTGGTcgcggttacagggcccggtaacacgaccaatttacaggtccgggttacagagcccgtttacaggacccgtttacatggcccggtaacacggcccggtaacacggcccgtttacagggcccggctACAGAGttcggtaacacggcccgtttacagagcccggtaaacggcggtaacacggcccgtttacaggtcccggttacagagcccgttgactgatcccggttacagggcctgGTAACACGACCAATTTGCAGgtcccgtttacagggcccggcaacatggcccgtttacatggcccggtaatacggccaatttacaggtcccggctaCAGGGCCaaaccttatggatgtagttttattgttgattttattcggCGTTGGtcattttcatcacgtgaagcaccttctttccgaagagtaaatgcaatgttcaaTTCGAAATTatccccaaaatcacgaaaacgtttaatttccttttgtatgcccAGATAAAACGGGAACTATTTTagtacgatggtgcaaacataaTCACGCATAGGGTAAATGGTATaggatggtgcaaacattatcacgcatacggtatttggtttcccttagcaacagcatagcggttaaggggaaatttcgacgcttaggggaaatttcgacgcgtcgaaattgtgcatctcgcttacgtgctcgcttcgctcggcatcttcgctattgctatctaagctcaaggtcgaaattgtcgaaattgtttgcatctcgcttacgtgctcccttcactcgctttcaatggtattgctatctaatgccaacgtcacctttaagcgcaattttagagtggactaggtaaaacggcccggttacacggcccagttacaggtcccggttccagggcccgttgacaggtcccggtaacacggcccgtttacagagcccggtAGCACGGcctgtttacagggcccggtaacacggcccggtaacacggcccgttgactggtcccggttacagggcccggtaacacgaacaatttacaggaccgtttacatggcccggtaacacggcccgtttacagagcccggttacattgcccatttacagaacccgtttacaggacccgtttacatggcccggtgtcacgacccgttaacaggacccgcttacgtggcccggtaacacggcccgtttgcagggcccggtaaaaagcccgtttactgggcccaaccttatggatgtagttttattttgcgttagttatttttattctgcgttggttattttcatcacgttgaaGAACCACCTTTCCAAAGAGTagatgcaatgttcgattcgaaattgtccccaaaatcacaaaaacgtttcatttccttttgtatgcccagagaaaacgggaactattttactacgatggtgcaaacattattacgcatacggtaaatgtggtacacggtggtgcaaacattatcacgcatacggtatttagtttcccttagcaacagcatagcggttaaggggaaatttcgacgcttaggggaaatttcgacgcgtcgaaattgtgcatctcactttggCGCTTGCTTCGCTCGGCATCTTCGCTATTGCTGtctaagctcaaggtcgaaattgtcgaaattgtttgcatctcgCTTAGGTGCTCCCTTCACTCGCCTTccatgctattgctatctaatgccaacgtTACGTTTAAGCGCAATTTTAGagtggactaggtaaaacggcccggttacacgacCCAGTTATaggacccagttacaggacccggttacaCCGTTTGTTTATACGGCCCgttacaggacccagttacagggccAGGTAACTCGGTCaatttgcagggcccggttacagtgcccgtttacagtgcccgtttacagtgcccgtttacagtgCCCGgtaacaggacccgtttacagggccagttTACAGGTCCCAGTTTCAGGACCTTTTTACAGGAttggttacagtgcccgtttacagggcccggttacactggccttttacaggacccggtaacagggcccggttacagtgcccggttacagtgcccgtttacagggcccgtttacatggcccggttacaggacccgtgtacatggcccggtaacacggcccgtttcccaagaaaaatgcaatgttcgaaaaaattgtccccaaagtcacgaaaatgtttcatttgcttcctattacaaactttgaatgaaactgtgtagcagatttccgctttgctttgttttattttccagcaaagtaaccatcgataatcaaagtaatcatcgattaccaaaaactCGTTCTACGTTCGTCAAGGCGCAAGGAAATTTCCCCttccatcctgcatccatagtatccttagcaacaGCATAGTGCATGGGGAAATTTCGGACGCGTCCGAACAGTGTATCTCGCTTTCGcactcgcttcgctcgcttaCTTGcatattgctatctaatgccaacgtTACGTCTAAGCGCAATTTGAGAAGCGATTAGAACGAGTTTTCAGATCCACCATTTTCGTAAAGTGCATTTTAACAGAATCGTTTGTCTTTTTCGTATACTATCAATCTATTTGGACTTCAATATACCGTCCGTTAGTAGGTCACATTAATTCTCTTCGGAAGCAGGTCAATTCCCATGCAGGATGTCTTGGCACATGAAATCAATCGAAGATTTTGTACACCGAATCTTCGAATGCATTCCATGCCCATTCCATATGCAAAGGCACCAAAGGAAGGGTTTTTGATTCTCTCAATTTTTTCTCCGGCAGATCATATGCTCAACCATCGGAAACTGCGCCGCAAGCGTTCGCTGAATAACGACTACGATCTGGTGTACATCCGGTTCGATATACCGACGCGAAACGCGAGCACCGGTGAGATGACGGGCTTCCAGTCTCCCTCGCTGTACCACGACCCCACCGAGGAGGAAAACGATGCCCCGCTTCCTTCCGCTGCGGACCATCGACCCGTCAACGCTGCCGACTCGTTCGCGCACCCGCTCCACCACAGCAAACACCCCCATCGTCAATCGCTGTCCGAGCTGCCCCCAATCTCGCCCGAGAACATCGAGGAGTCGTCGTTGAACATCATGCTTACGCGAAGACAAAACAGCGCACGCAGCACAAATGCCCATAGTAAACATCAAcgacagcagaagcagcagcagcagtcaccCCAACGGGAGGCGCAGCCGCAACAGGAAGAGCAGCATCAGGTTCAACAGCCGACACACCCGACACCCGCCcagcatcaccagcagcaactcCTGCAGACCCATGCGCACCGGCGGAAGGGCCGGGTCAGGTATAAACAGCACCAGCAGTCTGGGCCGCAACTGCACCATCCGCAGCATGCTGGCCGAACGGTCACGATACACGTGTACCAGTTGGTGGAGCCGTACGAGCGCCATCATCTGACCTCAAAGACGGTCGCGGTGCAAGAGATTGCGCCGAACGGAAGCCGCTGGTATCAACTGCCGCTGGAGGAGGCCGTGCGCACCTGGCTGGATGGGTCCCGCAAGAACCTCGGCCTAGAGCTGTACTGCGAGGGGTGCCACGCGCATGGCATCTACATTGTCCACGATGCGTCCCCGTTCTTCCGCACCTACGACGAAACGCCGGTCCTCAACGTGGTCGGGCGGTTGGTGCAGCGTGAGAAGCGCTCCAAGGTGCAGCGCTACCGACCGACGATGCGCGACTACCTGTCCCCTCCGAAGACAACTGCCTGCACGGCCGGAAACAAGCGCTGCTGCCGTCATCCGCTGCTGGTCGACTTCCGCGATATCGAGGGCTTCGCCTTCATCATCCAGCCGAAGATCTTTGACGCCGGGTTCTGCCGGGGGCGCTGCCCTACCAAGTTCAATCCCGCCACGCACCATGCGTTGCTGCAAAGTTTGTTGCACGAGCACATCAAGTACGACGTGCCGAAGCCATGCTGCGCCCCGTCCAGCCTCGATCACATCGATGTCCTGCACGTCGACCCCAACAATTCACAGCGGCTAAAGGTGTCCACGTGGCATAATATGCGCGTGCTCGAGTGCGCCTGCTCGTGATTGGGTCGCCTCCTGCCACCGACAACGATGAGCGGCGTGACCCACTCGAAAGCATTTATCTCAACGTAAACGAAAGTATTATCCTACTGTATGGTTGTCTTTAGCGAATGTAACTCACTGATAGTACTAAGGAGACGCAGCGATCGGTGAAAACTGATGTTGGCAACGAAAAGTGGACCTGGACAGAGCAGGGGTTGATCGCGGGCAACTAttttgtgtgaatgtgtgtacaTTTTCCCTGAGTATTGTTTCTCTTCCGCATATGTAGTTCCGGAGGGAGAACGCGGCATTTCATAGTGGCGCTACTATCATACAGATTACGGATATGTATAGAAGCTACTTGCAGAGTATTAGCACCTAGGCAGCACAGATGCTAAGatatggttttatttatttatttatttgttcccGCGCGTACAGTCGGGCAGCATCGTGCAGTAGTAATATGTGTTgatatgtttcctttttttccccgtacTCTTCATCCATTTGACTGCTCTCTTTCCAACGATGCATTTTCCTCCCCGCGCGCTAATTATCTCATTTTACCCACGTGTTGCTCATGCAAAGATTGTTTTCCACTAAGATCCTCGGAAACGCGCGGTTCGTCAAATAGTACGGGTTCTCTTTTTCTTCACAAACATAGGCACGCCAAAGCAAGTCCGAGGGTTACATCTCGCTAGATCCGGCCTGTAGTTTTGCTAGAGAGGCCATCATCagcaaaagtaaataaaagaaaatgcaatttACCAAAGGAGTTATGTCCGATTCAGGGATTTGGTGTGTACGTGTCTTGTTGTAGCTGTGCGATCACTTCTCGGTACATTACTACGTGATCGACAATACACAATAGCTGATAGTTCTGTTAGGAATAACCACGTAGGATCCAGTTACAATGTCTCTGTACCATGCACTCTGTAAATAAAAGTGAATTTCTAACATTACTTATAAGATCCGTTCCTCATCCTCATAGCGTTCTATTTATTGATACCAGCACGTGTATCTTGCTGCATTCTAAACTTACGAAagtgatttaaaatgtttcacagAGAGCTTATCTATTACCAATGtccaatcgatcgaaaataaacgaaaacgaacgaacaactTGTACCTTATTGTTAGATTCGATGGAGGAATATTACCTTCCTCCGATCAGATCAGGAAAAAAACTATAATCAAGCACAAACGaccgaaaacttttccatgtaGCTGAATGCTGTGTCCAATTTAACAGCTCCTTCTAAATAAActatttggaaaataaaatatagttATCTACTGCAATTGTTTAGTTGTTTTGATGAATAGCTCATAGGTGAACGGTCAATTCAAATTTCCACTGTTGACTGCCAGGGCTGCTTATAAACCATTTTGACAACCAATGTCATAGTGGCAGTTCGGATGACATCATTTTGTTTACCAACCCTAAATTACCTTACCAAATACATCAGAGTTTTGTGAAATTTATCCTTTCCCTCATAATGCCGCTGTTTGAGACTGTACTTCAAGAAAAGCCAGCGATAGTGCTGGAAATCGGCACTGCATTGGCGAAGTGAGACACTTAAATAGTGAAAAATGTCCTGCCACAGTGTAGTTAATTGctattgcatttgttttcagATTGGGATTCGCTGGAGAACCATATCCACGTAGCATCATTCCTGCCGACGTTGTCGATCATCGAGACAAAAACGCCGGACAAGCGACCCCAACGCGTAAACTTTTCGATTATGCGACAGA
This window harbors:
- the LOC131285968 gene encoding uncharacterized protein LOC131285968, which produces MLNNTKADVVNHDTVQGRILLSIKRTMYTPGRQLSYRHQHRKANPTRVLRRAVAFSKYLCFLWFLVICDSQTASRVPFRTLWLASASSIGLPSDKHTDSIISSAEADDRRTPGYQQQSATVNHTKLQEIVMEGLGLSAIPDVRMMNVSQQEYETKYAEYLSRVNRRHAGALAGEGWFEQRRLFSFPGTDHMLNHRKLRRKRSLNNDYDLVYIRFDIPTRNASTGEMTGFQSPSLYHDPTEEENDAPLPSAADHRPVNAADSFAHPLHHSKHPHRQSLSELPPISPENIEESSLNIMLTRRQNSARSTNAHSKHQRQQKQQQQSPQREAQPQQEEQHQVQQPTHPTPAQHHQQQLLQTHAHRRKGRVRYKQHQQSGPQLHHPQHAGRTVTIHVYQLVEPYERHHLTSKTVAVQEIAPNGSRWYQLPLEEAVRTWLDGSRKNLGLELYCEGCHAHGIYIVHDASPFFRTYDETPVLNVVGRLVQREKRSKVQRYRPTMRDYLSPPKTTACTAGNKRCCRHPLLVDFRDIEGFAFIIQPKIFDAGFCRGRCPTKFNPATHHALLQSLLHEHIKYDVPKPCCAPSSLDHIDVLHVDPNNSQRLKVSTWHNMRVLECACS